ATGTAGCTTGTTGGAGCTAAGCGCTGGGCAGCGTATTTTAGAAATTGGAACGGGTTCGGGTTATCAGGCGGCCATATTGCAAAGAATGGGAGCCGAGCTAGATACCTATGAGCGGCAAGAGGCCTTGCAGTTGGCGGCAAAAAAGCGCTTTGATGCGCTAAAGCTAGAAAATTTGCGTTCTTATTTTGGCGATGCAAGCGAGCTGCCTTTGGCAGAGCCACCCTATGACGGCATTTTGATGAGCTGTGCGGCCGAACAGATTCCCAAGCAGCTATTGGCCCGCTTGAAAATTGGGGGACGGATGGTCTTGCCCTTGCTTTATCAGGAGCAGCAGCGGATGTTTGTTGTAGAGCGAAAGGGAGAAAAAACCTTTGAGTATGAGGATTGTGGTCCCTGCCGTTTTGTTCCTTTTTTGCCGGGAGCCCTGCCTGTGCAAAGAAATTAGTGCCGACATCTAGTTCCGTTTTTTTTACGTAAAAGCAAAACGACCTCTTCCCAAAATCCTATTTGTATTAAGCTTGCTTTGCTCAAGTTTATCATCCCTAAACAAAATGGCTATGCTTTTAGCCCTCTTATTTATTGTTTATTCTTGCTTGGCGACCCTTTGGATTATGAAGGGGCGTAGTTTTAAGCAGTGGGGAATTTCTCCCAAAATAATCCTTATGCTCTTTTTTTTGCGCTTAGGGCTGGGGGCTATTTATGGGCAGTTGCATTTAGAGTATTTTGATGCTGGAGACACCTTTTTATACTTTGA
This genomic interval from Saprospira grandis contains the following:
- a CDS encoding protein-L-isoaspartate(D-aspartate) O-methyltransferase; translated protein: MQDTYRHKGMRRKLLQQLQKNAAFRPEVLAAIGTVPRHFFVDSAFEELAYKDQALPIGGGQTLSQPSTVAWQCSLLELSAGQRILEIGTGSGYQAAILQRMGAELDTYERQEALQLAAKKRFDALKLENLRSYFGDASELPLAEPPYDGILMSCAAEQIPKQLLARLKIGGRMVLPLLYQEQQRMFVVERKGEKTFEYEDCGPCRFVPFLPGALPVQRN